From Pleurocapsa sp. PCC 7319:
TGCTATCGGAAATGACAGTTTTAGTGCAGCAGTAATCAAAAGATTAGCAAGAGAAACTGGTAATAAAAATTTCCAACCTAAATCTAACAGTTGGTCAATGCGGACTCTGGGTACTGTCCAACGCAACAAAATAGCAATAAAGACTAAGAAGTAAGCTTTAATCAGGGTCATGATAATGCCTAAAGATGCGGTTAACACTTGTAACCAGGGAGTAGTCTCAGCAACACCGAGCCAATCTGCCAGACGATCTAAAGGAATAAAAAATTCCCAACCACCTAAATATAGGATGGCAAAAACTAGTGCAGATAACACTAAGTTAACGTAAGACCCTAAATAGAAGAGGGCAAATTTCATGCCTGCATATTCAGTTTGATAACCAGCAACTAATTCTTCTTCTGCTTCTGGTAAATCAAAAGGTAGTCGTTCGCACTCAGCCAAGGCGGCGATCCAAAAAATAATAAAACCTACGGGTTGTCTCCAGATATTCCAACCTAAGATACCGTAACCAGACTGTTGTTCCACAATATCAATTGTGCTGAGGCTGTTGGACATCATCACGATCGCCAGTACTGCCAATGCCAAGGGAACTTCATAACTAATAGACTGGGCGGCAGCTCTCAATCCCCCTAATAAAGAGTACTTATTGTTAGATGCGTAACCAGCCATCAACAAGCCTATGGGAGCGATGCTAGATAGGGAAATCCAGATAAAAATACCAACGTTTAGGTCTGTAATCACCAAGTTTTGTCCAAAAGGAACGATGAGATAGGACAAAAATACAGGAACAACAACTAACACAGGACCCATGGTAAACAGCCAAGGATCTGCTTTGGCTGGGATTACATCTTCTTTAAAAACCAACTTGATGCCATCGGCAACTGGTTGTAATACGCCCAATGGACCTGCATATTCGGGTCCGATACGCTGTTGGGCGGCGGCAGAGATTTTTCTTTCTAGCCAAACAACTACCAAAACTCCCACCGTTGCACCAATAATCATCAACAGCATGGGCAACGGTAGCCAAATAGCTTTGGCCAGACCAATGGAAAGTCCAAAGTCTTGAAGAGTTTGGATAAAACTTCCTTGTAAATCGATTCCTGAGTTCATTTGTGTTTATAGTATTGGATTT
This genomic window contains:
- the nuoH gene encoding NADH-quinone oxidoreductase subunit NuoH, whose protein sequence is MNSGIDLQGSFIQTLQDFGLSIGLAKAIWLPLPMLLMIIGATVGVLVVVWLERKISAAAQQRIGPEYAGPLGVLQPVADGIKLVFKEDVIPAKADPWLFTMGPVLVVVPVFLSYLIVPFGQNLVITDLNVGIFIWISLSSIAPIGLLMAGYASNNKYSLLGGLRAAAQSISYEVPLALAVLAIVMMSNSLSTIDIVEQQSGYGILGWNIWRQPVGFIIFWIAALAECERLPFDLPEAEEELVAGYQTEYAGMKFALFYLGSYVNLVLSALVFAILYLGGWEFFIPLDRLADWLGVAETTPWLQVLTASLGIIMTLIKAYFLVFIAILLRWTVPRVRIDQLLDLGWKFLLPVSLANLLITAALKLSFPIAFGG